One Pyrus communis chromosome 4, drPyrComm1.1, whole genome shotgun sequence genomic region harbors:
- the LOC137731312 gene encoding uncharacterized protein encodes MCNKGIACLSNSENPINHQAVYLMDSPSASPHFGSNSTAASSPDLNEENSRVKFLCSFLGSILPRPQDGKLRYVGGETRIVSVPRDIKFEELMNKIRELYEGAAVLKYQQPDEDLDALVSVVNDDDVTNMMEEYDKLGSGNGFTRLRIFLFSHPDQDSSSHYEGDERDNERRYVDALNALNDGSEFRKQYPESPLINPVDDLHIAEQFFSPISLEGGLHSQRNCDISMAQYNLHQLKIPHAGSGQHHQPISQRYNEMEAPWSPAYYSPGHHGHIDSRPMAEFPSSPSSTRYRMPFPDVADKCLDRLPEEYARQPLNHQPPYEHLSENVSWLPSGAIGGEKSGSPGNVFHGNNAIEGNSICEHCRMAFQRNQPHFEQPNMANGFQQVPNPSSEGTPNRETFMMNPDAKLHHEIYASEQNNGPPLFNETPNHERGWAQHHRLNCWTEETGPLASGAGKLNDPYIVDGPNMNLPLGPNMVDGHHISSNYVHHRAGPEVGNEVFHERSVAALPNVHIAPVEECGVRYGNLPYAYGGDNIYLGSHGHAVWRNVQIPMHAAPPYEASVSAPQVNGSVNVGYFRRGDGPRFSIALDNQNIWVDSSQKMLGLEGKAVPPDYSYGHTVKLNPNALCQENHQAFPPEPIQPTPDMINCAIPLNPVTGVVRLEEKSSPGVNGVNIVDKVENSETEVINPNNHCDKNGGVVSLESINSNFSKLAEESGNAGKTSDEHQSTCELLKLSVNDLSFIPELIASVKKAALEGAEEVKANVEESTDPEKSSSIGKGAAAKNLEPNTPREKELDSDSDNLKNPKIEPTKAEAEAIAKGLQTIRNNDLEEIRELGSGTYGAVYHGKWKGSDVAIKRIKSSCFAGKPSERERLIADFWKEALILSSLHHPNVVSMYGIVRDGPDGSLATVTEFMVNGSLKQFLQKKDRTIDRRKRFIIAMDAAFGMEYLHGKNIVHFDLKCENLLVNMRDPQRPVCKIGDLGLSKVKQQTLVSGGVRGTLPWMAPELLSGKSNMVTEKIDVYSFGIVMWELLTGEEPYTDMHCASIIGGIVNNTLRPQIPTWCDPEWKSLMESCWASDPSQRRSFSEISQKLRNMAAAMNVK; translated from the exons ATGTGTAACAAAGGAATTGCGTGCTTAAGCAACTCCGAAAACCCAATTAATCATCAGGCTGTGTACTTGATGGATAGCCCTTCCGCTAGCCCCCACTTTGGTTCTAATTCCACTGCTGCTTCGTCCCCCGATTTGAATGAGGAGAATTCGCGCGTTAAGTTTCTGTGTAGTTTTTTGGGTAGTATATTGCCCCGCCCACAAGATGGGAAGCTCCGGTATGTGGGTGGAGAGACGCGAATTGTGAGTGTTCCACGAGATATCAAGTTTGAGGAGTTGATGAACAAGATACGGGAGCTTTATGAAGGGGCAGCAGTGCTCAAGTACCAGCAACCTGATGAGGACCTTGATGCTCTTGTCTCGGttgtgaatgatgatgatgtgaCTAACATGATGGAAGAGTATGATAAGTTGGGATCTGGCAATGGTTTCACTAGGCTcaggatttttttgttttcgcaTCCTGACCAAGATAGTTCATCGCACTATGAGGGTGATGAAAGGGATAATGAGAGGAGGTATGTTGACGCTCTCAATGCTTTAAATGATGGCTCCGAATTCAGGAAGCAGTATCCTGAGTCCCCTCTTATTAATCCTGTTGATGATCTCCATATAGCTGAACAATTTTTTAGTCCAATAAGTCTTGAGGGTGGCCTTCATAGCCAGAGAAATTGTGATATATCCATGGCTCAATACAACTTGCATCAGCTCAAGATACCTCATGCGGGATCGGGGCAACACCATCAACCAATTAGTCAGAGGTATAACGAAATGGAAGCTCCTTGGAGTCCTGCATACTATTCTCCTGGGCATCATGGGCACATTGATTCAAGACCAATGGCAGAGTTTCCTTCCTCTCCTTCCTCTACACGGTACCGTATGCCGTTTCCAGATGTAGCCGATAAATGTTTAGATAGACTGCCTGAAGAATATGCACGACAGCCATTGAATCATCAGCCTCCATATGAACACCTTTCTGAGAATGTTTCATGGCTTCCAAGTGGAGCTATAGGTGGTGAAAAGTCAGGATCTCCGGGTAACGTTTTTCATGGAAACAATGCTATTGAAGGAAACAGTATTTGTGAACACTGCCGGATGGCTTTCCAGAGAAACCAACCACATTTTGAGCAACCAAACATGGCAAATGGGTTTCAGCAGGTTCCTAATCCAAGCAGCGAGGGTACTCCAAATAGAGAGACTTTCATGATGAATCCAGATGCAAAGTTGCACCATGAAATATACGCAAGTGAACAGAATAATGGTCCTCCTCTTTTTAATGAGACTCCAAATCATGAAAGAGGGTGGGCTCAACATCATCGTTTGAATTGTTGGACTGAGGAAACAGGACCACTTGCTTCTGGAGCTGGGAAATTGAATGATCCTTACATTGTAGATGGTCCCAACATGAATTTGCCTCTTGGTCCTAATATGGTGGATGGCCATCACATCTCTTCCAATTACGTTCATCACCGAGCTGGACCTGAAGTGGGAAATGAAGTGTTTCACGAACGATCTGTGGCTGCTCTACCCAATGTACACATTGCTCCTGTAGAAGAGTGTGGTGTTCGTTATGGAAATCTTCCTTATGCCTATGGAGGAGATAATATTTATCTGGGGTCTCATGGACATGCAGTATGGAGGAATGTTCAGATCCCAATGCATGCTGCGCCTCCTTATGAAGCCTCTGTTTCTGCACCACAAGTGAATGGTTCTGTTAATGTGGGATATTTCAGACGTGGGGATGGTCCAAGGTTTTCCATTGCATTAGACAATCAAAATATTTGGGTTGACTCCTCGCAGAAAATGTTAGGTTTGGAAGGGAAAGCTGTTCCTCCAGACTATTCTTATGGGCACACTGTGAAGTTGAACCCAAACGCACTTTGTCAAGAAAATCATCAAGCATTTCCTCCAGAACCCATTCAGCCCACACCTGATATGATAAATTGTGCTATTCCTTTGAACCCTGTCACCGGAGTTGTAAGGTTGGAGGAAAAGAGTTCACCTGGAGTAAATGGGGTGAATATTGTGGACAAGGTGGAGAACTCTGAAACAGAGGTTATAAACCCAAACAATCATTGTGATAAAAATGGTGGTGTGGTATCTCTTGAGTCgataaattcaaatttcagtAAGCTTGCAGAAGAAAGTGGTAATGCTGGCAAAACAAGTGACGAGCATCAATCTACTTGTGAACTTTTAAAGCTTTCTGTTAATGATTTGAGTTTCATACCGGAGTTGATTGCTTCTGTTAAAAAAGCTGCACTAGAGGGGGCTGAGGAGGTAAAAGCCAATGTTGAAGAAAGTACTGATCCTGAGAAGAGTAGTTCAATAGGCAAAGGGGCAGCTGCAAAAAATTTGGAACCT AACACTCCTCGAGAAAAGGAATTGGATTCTGATAGTGATAATCTAAAGAATCCCAAAATCGAGCCAACAAAGGCGGAGGCAGAAGCTATTGCCAAGGGATTGCAG ACAATAAGGAACAATGATCTAGAGGAGATCCGAGAATTAGGTTCTGGGACTTACGGGGCTGTGTATCATGGGAAGTGGAAGGGGTCTGACGTAGCAATAAAGAGAATAAAATCCAGTTGTTTTGCTGGGAAACCATCAGAAAGAGAACGTTTG ATTGCGGATTTCTGGAAGGAGGCTTTGATACTGAGTTCATTGCATCACCCAAATGTTGTTTCCATGTATGGTATTGTGCGCGATGGCCCTGATGGATCTTTAGCAACTGTGACTGAATTCATGGTTAATGGTTCTTTGAAACAGTTTTTGCAGAAAAAAGATCG AACAATTGATCGTCGTAAAAGATTTATCATAGCTATGGATGCTGCATTTGGGATGGAGTACCTGCATGGAAAAAATATagtgcattttgatttgaagtgTGAAAATCTGTTAGTGAACATGAGAGATCCACAGCGGCCTGTATGCAAG ATTGGTGATTTGGGATTATCCAAAGTAAAACAACAGACTTTAGTGTCTGGAGGTGTTCGTGGAACTTTACCCTGGATGGCACCTGAGCTTCTTAGCGGGAAAAGTAATATGGTAACAGAGAAG aTTGATGTTTACTCATTTGGGATTGTTATGTGGGAACTGCTTACGGGAGAAGAGCCATATACAGATATGCATTGTGCGTCTATAATTG